A window of the Alnus glutinosa chromosome 4, dhAlnGlut1.1, whole genome shotgun sequence genome harbors these coding sequences:
- the LOC133865336 gene encoding laccase-14-like encodes MRRMKNKICIALLVALSRTLLCMAQANVHYYDFVLQERNFTRLCGTKSMLTVNGSFPGPVIRIHRGDTVFVNVQNQGNYGLTLHWHGVKQPRNPWSDGPEFITQCPISPGRNFTYEIIFSTEEGTLWWHAHSDWTRASVHGAIVILPTAGTAYPFPKPDGEEVIVFGSWYKGDVMSLIDNAMKTGGTTPLSDAFTINGQPGDYKPCSNESTYHMLVDPGKTYLLRLVNAAMNRDFFFAISEHNLTVVGWDAAYVKPFTTGYVMIAPGQTMDVLVTANQSPSQYYMLISPYYDGALYDFDESIATAVWQYNGNYTLPSAPSYPADLPHYDDVSATRTFTEGLRSLANEQYPIDVPHEIESRMFITLSMNMNPCANDSCAGPDGNRLMASLNNMSFVNPSIDILQAYYGNLSKIYDSDFPDKPPTFFNFTSDNLRTVNYTHTRQGTKVKVLNYNASVEIVFQGTDVFSGSEDHPMHLHGFRFYLVGTGVGNFNNVTDPLSYNLVDPPEANTILVPKDGWATIRFRADNPGVWLMHCHFDRHLSWGMDTVFIVKNGATATTSIRDPPAHLPPCRFKPLLHDFFHVNKSDV; translated from the exons ATGAGAAGAATGAAGAACAAGATCTGCATTGCTTTGTTGGTGGCCCTCAGCCGGACGCTCTTATGCATGGCTCAAGCCAATGTCCATTACTATGACTTCGTT ctgCAAGAGAGAAACTTTACAAGGCTGTGTGGCACCAAGAGCATGTTAACTGTGAATGGCAGTTTTCCAGGGCCGGTGATTCGCATCCACAGAGGCGATACTGTATTTGTGAATGTCCAAAATCAAGGAAACTATGGTCTCACCCTTCACTG GCATGGAGTTAAGCAACCGAGAAATCCATGGTCAGATGGTCCAGAGTTTATCACACAGTGCCCGATCAGCCCCGGAAGAAACTTCACATACGAAATCATATTCTCGACGGAGGAAGGAACACTGTGGTGGCACGCCCATAGCGATTGGACTCGGGCATCAGTCCATGGTGCCATTGTCATTTTGCCCACTGCTGGAACCGCTTATCCATTTCCCAAGCCTGATGGAGAAGAAGTTATTGTTTTTG GATCATGGTATAAGGGAGATGTGATGTCTTTAATTGATAATGCCATGAAAACTGGTGGAACAACACCGCTTTCAGATGCTTTTACCATCAATGGCCAACCAGGAGATTACAAACCATGCTCAAATG AATCTACATACCATATGCTAGTTGACCCCGGCAAGACGTATCTTCTCCGCCTTGTAAATGCCGCAATGAATAGAGACTTCTTCTTTGCAATCTCTGAACACAATCTCACAGTCGTTGGTTGGGATGCAGCCTACGTGAAACCCTTCACTACAGGTTACGTTATGATAGCCCCCGGACAAACAATGGACGTCCTTGTCACCGCAAACCAATCTCCCAGCCAATATTACATGCTCATCAGCCCGTACTATGATGGGGCACTCTACGATTTTGACGAGAGCATCGCCACGGCGGTCTGGCAGTACAACGGCAACTATACTTTACCGTCGGCGCCTTCGTATCCGGCAGACCTTCCGCACTACGATGATGTCTCGGCTACTCGCACGTTCACGGAAGGTCTGAGGAGCTTGGCGAACGAACAGTACCCTATAGATGTGCCGCATGAAATCGAGTCAAGAATGTTTATAACACTTTCCATGAACATGAATCCCTGTGCAAATGACTCGTGTGCCGGACCCGATGGCAACCGGCTGATGGCCAGCCTGAACAACATGAGCTTCGTCAACCCCTCCATAGATATTCTACAAGCCTACTACGG GAACTTGAGCAAGATTTACGACTCAGATTTTCCAGACAAGCCAccaacattttttaattttacatcTGACAATTTACGGACAGTAAACTATACACATACGAGACAAGGGACAAAGGTGAAGGTGCTCAACTACAATGCATCAGTGGAAATAGTATTCCAAGGGACCGATGTTTTCAGCGGATCAGAAGATCATCCGATGCATTTGCATGGATTCAGATTTTATTTGGTAGGAACGGGCGTGGGGAATTTCAACAATGTGACGGACCCGCTATCTTATAACTTGGTTGATCCACCTGAAGCTAACACAATTTTAGTTCCTAAAGATGGATGGGCGACCATCCGATTTAGAGCTGATAACCCCG GGGTTTGGCTTATGCACTGTCATTTTGATCGGCATCTGAGCTGGGGTATGGACACTGTTTTCATAGTGAAGAATGGTGCCACTGCTACCACCAGCATTCGTGACCCCCCCGCACACTTGCCTCCTTGTAGATTTAAGCCGCTACTGCATGATTTCTTTCATGTAAACAAATCAGACGTATGA
- the LOC133865338 gene encoding uncharacterized protein LOC133865338 yields MEKTEKETESETEIFREIVETGSGTDGSHPRTDPTRKSETVKTKVPEVEVHLFRRGKGPIDVFKAGLGGWEQDELEVRDILDKYGFKSIYAFNSGAGRGLAIRFNPRNGRSLLTYRDGSVVYIDGEPKDSLIKPVTKILFGVAVITILLTLVLKETPVWVEKFNIFGGSFPPWILACVVIVFTRTRKRTKDLLKKVGGDRATLVVIKELVPVTGGMSL; encoded by the exons ATGGAGAAGACAGAGAAGGAGACCGAGAGCGAGACCGAAATATTCCGAGAAATCGTGGAAACGGGCTCGGGCACGGATGGTTCTCATCCACGCACGGATCCGACCCGGAAATCGGAGACCGTGAAGACGAAGGTGCCGGAAGTGGAGGTCCACCTGTTCCGGCGGGGCAAGGGTCCGATCGACGTGTTCAAGGCTGGACTTGGAGGTTGGGAACAGGACGAGCTCGAGGTCCGAGACATCCTTGACAAATACGGGTTCAAGTCGATCTACGCGTTCAATTCCGGGGCGGGGCGTGGCCTCGCGATCCGGTTCAATCCGAGGAACGGACGGTCTCTGTTGACTTACAGGGACGGATCCGTGGTTTACATCGATGGGGAGCCCAAG GATTCCTTGATCAAACCAGTAACCAAGATCTTGTTTGGGGTAGCAGTTATAACCATTTTGCTAACATTGGTTTTGAAGGAAACTCCAGTGTGGGTCGagaaatttaacatttttggTGGGAGCTTCCCTCCATGGATCCTTGCTTGCGTGGTTATCGTATTCACTCGCACGAGGAAAAGAACTAAGGACTTGTTGAAAAAG GTTGGCGGAGATCGAGCCACCTTAGTTGTTATAAAAGAACTGGTGCCTGTGACTGGAGGAATGAGTTTGTGA
- the LOC133867312 gene encoding uncharacterized protein LOC133867312, translating to MSKEGSDPHLPDTDGVPSLQSLVDSLQRRIKELEAENAKLSSRLSRCRCHEIEEACDRAVIDRDSPVEERRESKTGGSRTAKKNVAEKIPGYNTRTMNHHCKRFVALKIMYFGQRFYGFASEAQMDPTIESEIFDAFEKTRLLVGDKKELQYSRCGRTDKGVSSVGQVIALFLRSNLKGTSVNSENSGQIVLDDKFEGEIDYVRVLNRALPNDIRVVGWCPVPVGFSARFSCLSREYKYFFWRENLNLLAMESACKKFIGEHDFRNFCKMDAVNVHNYRRRITLFEIFPSMYDGNQLWEFKIKGSAFLWHQVRCMVAVLLMIGQGLESPDVIDKLLDTYRTPRKPQYCMAPELPLVLHSCEFEGPKFICSTDAGQALRVHLVNQCRNYQLPAAIFHEALLSCLPISVDQSSLKNGKTKKKAPHVPLMSRPTEPSYEERRMKLNSKT from the exons ATGTCGAAGGAAGGGAGCGATCCTCACCTGCCTGATACAGACGGCGTCCCCAGCCTGCAATCCCTCGTAGACTCTCTCCAGCGCAGAATCAAG GAGCTAGAGGCAGAGAATGCAAAGCTGTCATCTCGACTTTCAAGATGTCGTTGTCATGAG ATAGAGGAAGCATGTGACAGGGCTGTCATAGATCGTGATAGTCCTGTTGAGGAAAGGAGGGAATCAAAAACAGGTGGTAGTAGGACCGCAAAGAAGAATGTAGCAGAGAAAATTCCAG GGTATAACACAAGGACCATGAATCACCATTGCAAGAGATTTGTTGCTCTAAAAATCATGTATTTCGGGCAAAG GTTCTATGGTTTTGCTTCAGAGGCACAAATGGATCCTACCATTGAG TCCGAAATTTTCGATGCTTTTGAGAAAACAAGGCTATTAGTTGGTGACAAGAAGGAGTTACAGTACTCAAGGTGCGGTAGAACAGACAAGGGGGTGTCCTCTGTTGGACAA GTGATCGCTCTCTTTTTACGATCAAACCTCAAGGGAACTAGTGTGAACAGTGAAAATTCAGGACAAATTGTTTTAGACGATAAATTTG AAGGAGAAATCGATTATGTGAGGGTGCTGAATCGAGCTCTTCCTAATGATATTCGAGTTGTAGGCTGGTGTCCAGTTCCAGTTGGTTTCAGTGCAAG GTTTAGCTGTTTGAGCAGGGAGTATAAATACTTCTTTTGGAGGGAAAACCTGAATCTCTtg GCTATGGAGAGTGCTTGTAAGAAATTCATTGGGGAACATGACTTcagaaatttttgtaaaatggATGCAGTAAATGTGCACAACTACAGGCGGCGTATCACGTTGTTCGAAATTTTTCCTTCTAT GTATGATGGCAATCAACTTTGggaatttaaaattaaaggtAGTGCTTTTCTGTGGCACCAAGTCCGTTGCATGGTTGCTGTATTGTTAATGATCGGCCAAGGTCTTGAATCTCCTGAT GTGATAGACAAATTACTGGATACTTACAGGACACCAAGGAAACCTCAGTACTGCATGGCTCCAGAGCTTCCTTTGGTTCTTCATTCTTGTGAATTTGAAGGTCCAAAGTTTATTTGTTCCACAG ATGCCGGACAAGCTCTGCGTGTACACTTGGTGAATCAATGCCGCAATTACCAGCTCCCAGCTGCAATATTTCATGAAGCTCTGCTAAGCTGTTTGCCCATATCAGTTG ATCAGAGCTcattaaaaaatggaaaaaccaagaaaaaagcTCCCCATGTTCCACTCATGTCTCGGCCAACTGAGC